One Purpureocillium takamizusanense chromosome 1, complete sequence genomic window carries:
- a CDS encoding uncharacterized protein (EggNog:ENOG503P279) produces the protein MSFTSRLLSMARDERVVLVVIGCAAFGLVSTMVTALTLVRDDNEMPTPEPKTQYITQETEDALKAGTLEKLLNHPNYSIREVATRILCDRAMNDSDTTDYLLYGITRPDYGERMRCLRALALLTAQMMGLDGLAKLNSEKAYRALVRSLELSLEDGELPDLSNTHWDEYYLRDMAERFCLMFILELINKYGATMLIKAQFVEKWLAKQDWGEDPQERRRRFKDYMELKNNRIVDIVGRIKHLKRGLRALEKAGLMDKDNTRRRIRELPDLIMEIEEEIVAEQPAEQQSRRTREHSAEERRLRRQHREAMVLNDGTRPLGRGDIIERDHGSPT, from the exons ATGAGCTTTACTAGCAGGCTTTTGTCCATGGCTCGCGATGAGCGGGTGGTCTTGGTGGTTATTGGCTGTGCCGCCTTCGGACTCGTCAGCACCATGGTCACCGCCCTCACGCTTGTCCGTGACGACAACGAGATGCCCACTCCGGAGCCAAAGACGCAATACATCACCCAGGAGACCGAGGATGCGCTGAAAGCCGGGACCCTGGAAAAGCTCTTAAACCATCCAAACTACTCTATCAGAGAAGTCGCCACGAGGATTCTCTGCGATCGGGCCATGAACGATTCCGACACGACGGACTATCTGTTGTATGGAATCACAAGGCCAGATTACGGCGAACGCATGCGGTGTCTAAGAGCACTTGCTCTTCTAACTGCGCAGATGATGG GCCTCGATGGGTTGGCCAAGTTGAACAGCGAAAAGGCCTATCGGGCCCTTGTGCGATCGCTTGAGCTCAGCCttgaggacggcgagctACCTGATCTCAGCAACACTCACTGGGACGAGTACTATCTCCGAGACATGGCAGAGCGGTTTTGCCTAATGTTCATCCTCGAACTGATCAATAAGTATGGAGCAACGATGCTCATCAAAGCCCAGTTTGTCGAGAAGTGGCTCGCGAAGCAGGACTGGGGCGAAGACCCCCAAGAGAGGCGTCGTAGGTTCAAAGATTACATGGAGTTGAAGAACAACAGGATAGTGGACATTGTCGGCCGCATCAAGCATCTCAAGCGCGGCCTGCGCGCCTTGGAAAAGGCCGGATTGATGGACAAGGATAacacgcggcggcgcattcGGGAATTGCCTGATCTCATCATGGAGATTGAGGAAGAGATTGTGGCAGAGCAGCCTGCAGAACAGCAATCTCGACGGACACGCGAGCATTCTGCCGAGGAGCGAAGATTACGACGGCAACACAGGGAGGCCATGGTCCTCAATGATGGCACGAGACCGCTGGGGAGAGGGGACATTATTGAGCGGGATCATGGTTCACCGACTTGA